One Heyndrickxia oleronia genomic window, TATTGGTTTTTCACCTTTTATGTATTCCCAATAAGAAATTTTATTCTCAAAGATTATATGATTAAAATCTTAAGGGGATAAAATTTCAGAATTGTCACAATAGAGATGGATTTTAGTAGATGTTATTTGGTTTTATAACAAATTGAACAAGGGGGAAATAAGTTGAAAAAACAATTCTTTGTATTATTCATTTGCCTTTTCCTTATGATCATGTCAGCATGTGGGAACAAAACAGGAAATAAAGCGAATGAAGGTAACGGTAGTGACAAAACGTTAGTTTTAGCGGCTTATGGTGGTAGTTATGAGAAAAAAATGAAGGAATCAGTTATTCCAAAATTTGAGAAGAAGTATGGTGTAAAAGTTAAGTATATAACCGGAAGCTCGGTTGATACATTATCAAAGCTTCAAGCACAAAAGGATCACCCACAGATCGATGTTGCTTTTTTAGATGATGGACCACAAGCACAAGCAAAAGCCTTTGGACTTTTAGCACCATTAGATGAAAAAGTAGTTACGAATATGGAACATGTTTATGACATAGCAAAAGATGAAGATAATATTGGGATTGGCTTTGGAATTATCTCAACAGGGCTTGCCTATAACAAAGAACTATTTGAGAAAAACGGATGGGAGCCATTGAAATCATGGAATGATTTAGCAGACTCCAAATTTAAAGGGAATTTAGTATTACCATCGATTGCAAATACTTATGGTGTCCACTTGCTCATCATGGCAGCAAAAGCTAATGGAGGAAGTGAAGAAGATATAGAGCCGGGCTTTGAAGCTCTGAAAAAAATCGCAAAGAATGCCGTAACGTTTGATAAAACAGCCGATGTATCTAACTACTTCTTACAGGGACAAACAGTAGCGAGTGCGTGGGGAAGTAGTCGGGTGTATACATTGCAGGACACAGGTTTCCCGATTGAATATGTTGTACCTGAGGAAGGTGCGATTGCATTGATGTCAACCATAAGTGTCGTAAAGAATGCACCTAATAATGATTTAGCACAAAAATTTGTAAATTATGTATTAAGTGAAGAGGTTCAAAAGGATTTTTCACAAGCGCTATTTGATGGTCCCGTTAATAAAAATGTGAAACTAGAAGGAGAGATCACAAAGAAGATTCCATATGGCCAGGAGGAAATTGACAAATTAATCAAAGTAAATTGGAAGCTTGTCAATGAAAAGCGTGCGGAATGGACGGAAAGAGCCAATAAAGAAATTGAAATCTCGCATTAATGAAGAGGTGATTAGATGAGTTATTTAAGTTTGCAGGATATTGTTAAAAGTTTCAATCAAGTTGAGGTTGTTAAACAGCTAAGTTTAGATATTCAGCAAGGTGAGCTCATATCATTCCTAGGACCATCTGGATGTGGGAAAACAACGACCTTAAATATGATTGCAGGTTTTTTGGATGTTGACGGAGGAAGAATCATGGTGGATGGGGCACCTGTTCACTTACTTCCGCCAAATAAAAGGGAAATGGGCATGGTTTTTCAAAATTATGCTCTATTTCCCCATATGACCGTATTTAATAATGTAGCCTATGGATTAAAGCTCCGTAAGGTTCCAAATAATGAAATCAAAATTCGAGTAGCAGAAGCATTAGAAATGGTTAGATTGTCTGCCTATGAGAATCGTTACCCAAGGGAATTATCAGGGGGACAGCAGCAGCGTGTTTCGTTGGCAAGAGCATTGGTCGTTAAACCAAAGGTGCTTCTTCTAGATGAGCCTTTAAGTAATCTCGACGCGAAGCTCCGCCAAGAAATGAGAGAAGAAATTGTGACAATCCAGAAACAGGTAAAGATTACTACGATATTCGTTACTCATGATCAGGAGGAGGCACTTGCTATATCTGATCGCATTGCTGTAATGAATGAAGGATGCATTGAACAAGTCGATGATCCCACAACCATTTATAATCATCCAAAAACGGATTTTGTATCGAAATTTATTGGTGAAGTAAACCAAGTACAAGGGAATGTTCTCGAAACCTTTGAAAATAATGTATGTAAAATTAGCTTTTACGGCAATGAACAGTTTGTGCCTGTTCAAACCTCTGGAAATAAGGAAATGAGTTTCTTTATTCGACCGGAAAGGATCAAAATATCACAGGAGGAAGGTGGCAATAGCTTCCAGACAAGAGTCGAAAGGAAAATATTCCTTGGTTCAAAAACAAGATATATTTTAAATGTGAAAGAGAAAAAACTCATTGCAGATATTTCAAATACAGAGTTGAATCCCCATCATATTGAAGAGGGAGAGAATGTTTATACCTATTGGGAGCCTGAGGACTTATTACCTTCAAAAGAGGTGAGTTGAGACGATGCAAGGAGAAATCGCAACGAATCCAGATCAATCATTGTTAATACAGCAAAAAAAGAAGAAAAATTTCAGGAAAAAACTTGATATTTGGTTATTACTATTACCTACACTGCTTATCTTTATCTTTTTCTTTTTAGTTCCGTTAGTTTTTCTATTTGTGACTAGCTTCAAAACCTTTGATGCGAATAGTGGAATTGGAAATGAATGGACGTTTCAAAATTATATAAAATTCCTGACTGATTCCTTTTATTTAAGCGTATTATGGCGAACTGTGAAAATTGCGCTACTAACGACATTCATCACAATCATCATATCCTATCCAGTTGCCTACCAAATCTCAAAGGTTAAAGGGAGATTAAAAAACTTCTTAACTCTTATCGTATTATCGCCATTATTAATAAGTATGGTCATCCGCTCTTATGGTTGGGTCATTATTCTTTCTAATAAAGGAGTCATTAATAATACATTGATGGATTTAGGGATTATAAATCAACCACTTACCTTACTTTATACAGAATTCAGCGTTATTTTAGGGATGATTCATGTGTTGTTTCCTTATATGGTGTTAACGATTATGGGATCTCTTGAGAGAATAGATCCGTCTGTCATTAGGGCATCGCAAAATCTTGGAGCAAGTTCTGCAAGAACCTTTTTTTCAGTCATGTTGCCGCTAACTTTACCAGGAATCTTTGCTGGTTCAGTGATGGTATTTAGCTTAAGTGTTAGCTCATTTGTCACACCAGCCATTCTTGGTGGACCCCAAGTAAAAGTAATGTCTTATTTAACCTATGAACAAACGGCTGTGATGTTGAATTGGCCATATGGTTCAGCAATTGGTTTCCTTCTCATCTTTTTAGCCATTATTACGATCATTATCTATAGTAGAATATTAGCTTATTCTGAAAAAGGAGTGGCTATTCAATGAGAAAAAAACTTCCAAAACTTACGTTAAATACATTTTGTATCATCGTATATCTATTTTTACTGGCACCTATTGTCGTTGTTTTATTTTCATCCTTGACGAAGACAGAATATATTACGTTTCCACCAAAGGGTTTGACATTACGCTGGTACACCGAATTAATCAATCATCCTGAATTTATGCAATCGTTTATTTTGAGTATTGTAGTCGCACTAGGAACGGCAATATTTTCAACAGTTATCGGCACTTTAGCATCACTTGCAATTGTAAGAAATCAATTCAAGGGAAAAGAAGCAATTGTACAGTTAGTCGGTTCACCACTTTTAATTCCGTCCGTCGTGTTTGGGGTCGCACTTCTTCAATATTATTCATGGATTGGTCTTGCTGCCAGTCCGCTTGCCTTGATAATTGGACATATCATTTTAACTGTTCCTTTTGTGCTACGTTTAGTCGTTGCTAGTTTAGTAGATTTTGACCGTTCCATTGAACGAGCTGCTATGAATCTAGGAGCGGGTTCTTGGAAGGTATTTTTCCACATTACCCTACCAATGATCAAATCCGGGGTGATTGCGGGCTGTATCTTTGCTTTTATTACCTCCTTTGATGATTTGACTGTAGCCTTATTTATCGTTAGTACGGATGTTGTAACCCTACCAGTAAGAATCTATACGTATATGCAATACCAATACGACCCTATTATTACGTCTATCTCAAGCATCATGATTATATTGACCATTATATTAATGATCGTCATTGAAAAGGTCTTAGGTGTTGGAAAGGTATTTGCATCTAAATAGGGACGGTTCTTGTGCTTCCATTTATGGTATCTGGTACTCCTCGGATTTTGAAAAGCTTAGTAGATATATAAGGAAGATAGAGAGGTTTACGCATACAGAGGATCAGAAAATTATTGAATATTCAAGATTCATTATTAGACAAGAAAAATCGAGATATTATATTGAAATTAGACTTTAGTGATATAAGGTCTAATTTGTACTCATAAAATATAAAGTTATAATATTATATTTTTATATTTTAACTTATTTATCCCAAACCTTGAAAGGATGAAGCTCGAATGGAAAAAGTTTTTCGGTACATTGAAGATCATGCTGATATGTATCTTGATTGGTTAATCGAAGCATGTAATCAACCTAGCGTATCTGCCCAAAATCGGGGAATGGTAGAAATGAAAGAGCTTGTAAAAAGATTTCTAAATATGATCAATGTTGAGGTTGAAGAAATAACAACAGATGGCTATCCGATTATTTATGGCGAACTAGAAGAAGGTCATAATAAAACACTCACATTCTATAATCATTATGATGTACAGCCTGAAGACCCAATTGATCATTGGAAAAGCCCTCCATTTGAAGCCAGCATAAGAGAAGGGAAAATTTTTGCAAGGGGGGTTGCGGATAATAAAGGAAACCTGATTGCTCGAATATGTGCTGTACATGCCTATCAACAAATATATGGAAAAGTACCTATCAATCTTAAATTTATCTTTGAGGGAGAGGAAGAAGTAGGAAGTCCACATTTGGAATTTTTTGCGAAAGAGCATCCTAACAAACTAAAAACAAATGGAATCATTTGGGAAGGTGGTTCGAGAGAAGTTGAAAGTAAACGTCCACATATTGGATTAGGTGTGAAAGGGATATGTTATGTTGAGTTAACTTGTAAGGGAGCCGATATGGACTTACATTCTTCAGAAGCAGCAATTATTGAGAATCCAGCTTGGAGGCTCATTTGGGCATTGAGTACATTGAAAAATGAACAAGAAGAAATATTAATTGAAGGATTTTATGACGATATCGTCCCATTGAGTGATTTAGACAAAAAGTTTATTGGATCGATGATTTATGATGAGGAAGCTACAAAGAAATTATACGGAATATCTAAATTTTTGAAAAATGTATCAGGAGATGCATTAAAGGAAAGTTTGACAGCGGACCCGACATGCACAATATGTGGAATTGAGTCAGGATATATCGGTGAAGGGTCAAAAACCGTACTACCATCAATTGCAAGGGTAAAATTAGATTTTCGTTTAGTCCCCAATCAATCACCCGAGAAAATTGCACAATTGTTAAGAAATCACTTAGATAAACATGGATTTACCGATATTGAGATTAAGCAAGCACATGGTTTGCATCCATTTAATACAGATCCTAATCATCCATTTGTAAATACTGTTCTTAAAAGCATGGATGAAGTTTATCAAGAACCACCTGTTATTTTGCGCAATTTAGCTGGATCAAGTCCAATGTATAAAATGTTAAAAAATACAAATATTCCAGCAGTACAAATAGGTGTCGCCAATCTCCAATCTAATTATCATGCGCCGAATGAGAATATATTCATTGATGATTATATTCAAGGAATTAAGGTTACAGCCGCAGTTATTAATAATTTTAGATGAAAAATAGTCTGAAATTTTAAAAATTAACAATGGTAAAGGGGGAAAATTATGAAAAAGTCTTTTAGGTTCGTTCTTGTGGCTTGTATTATTATGGCATTCATGATTGCTGGATGTAGTAGCAAATCTTCTACAGGGGAAAGTAGTAATGGAAAAAAGGGGAAAGACAAAACTACATTAATTTTAGCACAAAGTGCTGATATTACGACATTAGATCCGCAAAATTCGTTAAGTACAACCGGTGATCGTGTGTTTAGGAACATGTATAGTCGATTATTCAATAGGGACGATAAAATGGAAATTCAACAAGAACTAGTGGAATCATACAAAAATGTAGATGAAGTAACATGGAAGTTTAAGTTAAAGGAAGGAGTAAAATTTCATAATGGGGATTCTTTAACTGCTGAAGATGTCAAATATAGTCTTGAACGAGTGATGAAGGATCAGACATTAAAGGAATTTCCGTATTTTACACAGCTTTCAAAGATAAATGTTATTGATGACTTGAATTTTGAAATTATAACGGATGGTCCTATGCCTACATTATTAAGACTTTTAGCCAAAAGTGGCGCAGATATCATGCCGAAAAAATATATCGAAAAAGTAGGGATGGATGAGTTTTTAAAGAAACCAATCGGTTCTGGCCCCTATAAATTTGTTAAATGGGATCGTGATGATCGAGTTGTTTTAGAAGGATTTACGGATTATTTTGGTGGAGCACCGAAATGGAAGGAAGTCATTGTGAGAGCAATACCTGAGAGCTCTACTCGAGTCGGGGAATTACTAACTGGGGGAGTAGATATTGCAACGGATATTCCACCGAATGAATGGGACCGTGTAAATGGAGAAGAGGGTGTGTCACTGTTAAATGGAGATACAACTCGTGTCATGCTTTTAGTTGTTAGAACAACAAAGGGGTTTGCTACTTCTGACCCAAAAGTAAGGGAAGCGATTGACTTAGCTATAAATGAAAAGGCAATTGTTGATTCTGTTCTAAAAGGGACAGGAGTCCCTGTTCGAACACGTGTACCTGAAGGGGTAGTTGGTTCTAATCCAGACTTATATAACACGTATGAATATGATCTTGACAAGGCAAAAAAATTATTAGCGGAAGCTGGTTATAAGAACGGACTAGAGATTACATTAACAGCACCGAAAGGAAGATACCCACTTGATGGAGAGGTGGCTCAATTAGTAGCGAGTATGTTAGGTGAGGCGGGTATTAAAGTTAATTTAAAGTTACTTGAGTCTAGCGCGTATTTAGATGAATATAATTCAAACTCCAATAAAGAATTGTTGATGATTGGCTTGGCAGATGGGTTGTTGGATGCTTCTTATTCATTGGTTCACTATACAAAAGATCGTGCAGCAGGACAAACCGATTATTACAATCAGGAGGTAGAAAAGCTTTTTCATGATGCCGGAAGAAACTTGAATGAAGAGGAACGAATCAGACAGTATCAAGAAATTCAATCCATTGTTGCTGAGGAGAGACCACATATTTTCTTATTCCAACAAAATGCTAACTATGGAGTTTCAGATCGGGTTACATTCCAAACAAGGTTAGATGAAGTAATTAATTTTTCGGATATTTCTTTGAAGTAAGTTGTTTGGGAGATGAAAATGAACGGGACTGGGAAAGAAAAGCTAGTCCCGTTTCTGAAAGGAGACTAAGAATTGAAGAAGTATCTGGTGAAGAGATTGCTACAAATTATACCAGTTTTATTTATTATTACATTTGTCGTATTCGTTTTAGTTTATCTAGCTGGTGACCCGGTTGCTTTAATGTTGCCAGAAGATGCTTCTGAAGCTGATCGAGAAGCGTTGAGAACAGCACTTGGACTTAATCAACCATTTTTATATCAATATTTTCATTTTATCGGTGATTTAATTCAGGGGAATTTTGGAACATCGTTTCGCTATCATCAAGAAGCTTTGCCATTAGTATTAGAACGGCTTCCCGCTACTTTTGAGCTAGCAGCTGCTTCTATGTTGATTGCCATAATTATTGCCATCCCATTAGGGATTTTTTCAGCACAAAAGAGAAATAGCTTTGTAGATCTATTCATTACAGGGGGCTCTGTTTTAGGAAAGGCAATGCCGAGTTTTTGGCTTGGAATAATGCTTATTCTCATGTTAGCCGTAAACAATCAAATATTTCCGGTTTCAGGCAGGGGAACATGGGCTCATTTAATACTGCCAGCTATTACTCTAGGAACTGGGGTAGCGGCTGAAATGACAAGGTTAGTTCGTTCAAGCATGTTAGACATTTTAAACCAGGATTATATCCGGACAGCAAAGAGTAAAGGGGTAAGTGATACACTGGTTGTTTACAAACATGCCTTTCGAAATTCACTGATTCCAGTTGTAACGATTACCTCATTACAAGTAACCCATTTAGTAAGTGGTGCATTAATTACCGAAACTGTCTTTTCATGGCCTGGACTAGGGCAATTATTAGTTCAAGCGGTCAATGGTAGGGATATGGCAGTCGTACAAGCGGCGGTTTTCGTTATTGCTATTCTAGTTATTTTAATTAACCTCATAACCGACCTCATTTATCGTTTACTTGATCCAAGAATTAATTATTCATAGGGGGTGAAGATGTGGAAGTAAATGTGAATCAGGATCAGGTTGTTAAAGTAAATAAACCGGTAGCAAATACGAAACATAACCATTTTTTTCGTTTAATAAAATTATTACTCCAAAGTAAAACAGGCACAATGGGATTCATCATTGTCTTTGCTGTAGTGTTTATTGCTATTTTTGCAAATATTTTAGCTCCACATAACCCTGCTGCAAATAATTTAGGAGACATGCTGAAGCCGCCTGCTTGGTTGGACGGAGGGTCTACGACTTATCTACTTGGAACAGACAATTTAGGGAGAGACATTTTAAGTAGAATTATATATGGGACTCGAGTGTCATTGTTAGTAGGAATTTTTTCAGTTATTTTAGCGGGTATCATCGGCATCTTAGTTGGAATTTTGGCAGGATATTATGGTGGAGTAATCGATAATATCTTAATGAGAATCGTGGATTCCTTCCTTGCGATACCAAGTATTCTATTTATTTTAGTTGTTCTAGCTGTATTTGAACCTAGTATCATGGTTCTTATTGTCGTTATTGGATTTACCAACTGGGTTACATATGCAAGGGTAGTAAGGGGTGAGGTACTAAGTATTAAAGAGAGGGAGTTTGTAAAGGCATCAAAGTCCATCGGGACAAAAAATGCAACGATTATGTTAAAGCATATATTTCCTAATATTATTTCCTCTTTTATCGTTATTTCGACTTTAAGTGTTGCTACAACCATCATCTTAGAAGCTTCCTTAAGCTTTCTAGGATTAGGAATACAGCCCCCAACTGTTTCATGGGGAGGAATGTTGACGGATGGTAGGAATTATCTAGCTACGAACTGGTGGCTAGCAACCTTCCCTGGAATTGCCATAACAATTACCGTTCTTGGAATTATCTTTTTAGGTGATTGGCTTCGTGATGTATTAGATCCACGAACACAAGGAAGAAAATAGGAAGGGGGTAATAACATGGCTAAAACTCAAACACTATTAGAAGTGAAGGATTTACAAACACATTTCTTTACAGACAGTGGAACGGTTGCTTCTGTAAATGGTGTTTCCTTTTCAGTGGGAAAAGGAGAAACCGTTGGTATTGTCGGTGAATCAGGATGTGGAAAAAGTGTAACGTCTCTTTCTCTTCTACAATTGGTTAGTGAACCTGGAAAAATTGTTGGTGGGGAAATACTGTTTGATGGAAAAAATTTATTAAAGTACTCCAAGCGGGAAATGCGGCAATTAAGAGGCAATAAAATTTCAATGATATTTCAAGAGCCATTAACTTCCTTAAATCCAGTGTTTACTGTCGGAAGTCAAATATCAGAGGCGATTCGACTCCATCAAAATGTAGATAAGAAAGAAGCGAAAAAGAAAGCAATCGAAATGTTAAAAAAGGTAGGAATCCCGAGAGCGGAAAAACACTATTTTTCATTTCCACACCTACTTAGCGGAGGAATGAGGCAAAGGGTCATGATCGCAATGGCATTATCCTGTAATCCACAATTACTAATAGCGGATGAGCCGACAACTGCTCTTGATGTTACCATTCAAGCGCAAATTT contains:
- a CDS encoding ABC transporter substrate-binding protein, with product MKKQFFVLFICLFLMIMSACGNKTGNKANEGNGSDKTLVLAAYGGSYEKKMKESVIPKFEKKYGVKVKYITGSSVDTLSKLQAQKDHPQIDVAFLDDGPQAQAKAFGLLAPLDEKVVTNMEHVYDIAKDEDNIGIGFGIISTGLAYNKELFEKNGWEPLKSWNDLADSKFKGNLVLPSIANTYGVHLLIMAAKANGGSEEDIEPGFEALKKIAKNAVTFDKTADVSNYFLQGQTVASAWGSSRVYTLQDTGFPIEYVVPEEGAIALMSTISVVKNAPNNDLAQKFVNYVLSEEVQKDFSQALFDGPVNKNVKLEGEITKKIPYGQEEIDKLIKVNWKLVNEKRAEWTERANKEIEISH
- a CDS encoding ABC transporter ATP-binding protein, which produces MSYLSLQDIVKSFNQVEVVKQLSLDIQQGELISFLGPSGCGKTTTLNMIAGFLDVDGGRIMVDGAPVHLLPPNKREMGMVFQNYALFPHMTVFNNVAYGLKLRKVPNNEIKIRVAEALEMVRLSAYENRYPRELSGGQQQRVSLARALVVKPKVLLLDEPLSNLDAKLRQEMREEIVTIQKQVKITTIFVTHDQEEALAISDRIAVMNEGCIEQVDDPTTIYNHPKTDFVSKFIGEVNQVQGNVLETFENNVCKISFYGNEQFVPVQTSGNKEMSFFIRPERIKISQEEGGNSFQTRVERKIFLGSKTRYILNVKEKKLIADISNTELNPHHIEEGENVYTYWEPEDLLPSKEVS
- a CDS encoding ABC transporter permease, encoding MQGEIATNPDQSLLIQQKKKKNFRKKLDIWLLLLPTLLIFIFFFLVPLVFLFVTSFKTFDANSGIGNEWTFQNYIKFLTDSFYLSVLWRTVKIALLTTFITIIISYPVAYQISKVKGRLKNFLTLIVLSPLLISMVIRSYGWVIILSNKGVINNTLMDLGIINQPLTLLYTEFSVILGMIHVLFPYMVLTIMGSLERIDPSVIRASQNLGASSARTFFSVMLPLTLPGIFAGSVMVFSLSVSSFVTPAILGGPQVKVMSYLTYEQTAVMLNWPYGSAIGFLLIFLAIITIIIYSRILAYSEKGVAIQ
- a CDS encoding ABC transporter permease, translating into MRKKLPKLTLNTFCIIVYLFLLAPIVVVLFSSLTKTEYITFPPKGLTLRWYTELINHPEFMQSFILSIVVALGTAIFSTVIGTLASLAIVRNQFKGKEAIVQLVGSPLLIPSVVFGVALLQYYSWIGLAASPLALIIGHIILTVPFVLRLVVASLVDFDRSIERAAMNLGAGSWKVFFHITLPMIKSGVIAGCIFAFITSFDDLTVALFIVSTDVVTLPVRIYTYMQYQYDPIITSISSIMIILTIILMIVIEKVLGVGKVFASK
- a CDS encoding M20 family metallopeptidase — its product is MEKVFRYIEDHADMYLDWLIEACNQPSVSAQNRGMVEMKELVKRFLNMINVEVEEITTDGYPIIYGELEEGHNKTLTFYNHYDVQPEDPIDHWKSPPFEASIREGKIFARGVADNKGNLIARICAVHAYQQIYGKVPINLKFIFEGEEEVGSPHLEFFAKEHPNKLKTNGIIWEGGSREVESKRPHIGLGVKGICYVELTCKGADMDLHSSEAAIIENPAWRLIWALSTLKNEQEEILIEGFYDDIVPLSDLDKKFIGSMIYDEEATKKLYGISKFLKNVSGDALKESLTADPTCTICGIESGYIGEGSKTVLPSIARVKLDFRLVPNQSPEKIAQLLRNHLDKHGFTDIEIKQAHGLHPFNTDPNHPFVNTVLKSMDEVYQEPPVILRNLAGSSPMYKMLKNTNIPAVQIGVANLQSNYHAPNENIFIDDYIQGIKVTAAVINNFR
- a CDS encoding ABC transporter substrate-binding protein, encoding MKKSFRFVLVACIIMAFMIAGCSSKSSTGESSNGKKGKDKTTLILAQSADITTLDPQNSLSTTGDRVFRNMYSRLFNRDDKMEIQQELVESYKNVDEVTWKFKLKEGVKFHNGDSLTAEDVKYSLERVMKDQTLKEFPYFTQLSKINVIDDLNFEIITDGPMPTLLRLLAKSGADIMPKKYIEKVGMDEFLKKPIGSGPYKFVKWDRDDRVVLEGFTDYFGGAPKWKEVIVRAIPESSTRVGELLTGGVDIATDIPPNEWDRVNGEEGVSLLNGDTTRVMLLVVRTTKGFATSDPKVREAIDLAINEKAIVDSVLKGTGVPVRTRVPEGVVGSNPDLYNTYEYDLDKAKKLLAEAGYKNGLEITLTAPKGRYPLDGEVAQLVASMLGEAGIKVNLKLLESSAYLDEYNSNSNKELLMIGLADGLLDASYSLVHYTKDRAAGQTDYYNQEVEKLFHDAGRNLNEEERIRQYQEIQSIVAEERPHIFLFQQNANYGVSDRVTFQTRLDEVINFSDISLK
- a CDS encoding ABC transporter permease, giving the protein MKKYLVKRLLQIIPVLFIITFVVFVLVYLAGDPVALMLPEDASEADREALRTALGLNQPFLYQYFHFIGDLIQGNFGTSFRYHQEALPLVLERLPATFELAAASMLIAIIIAIPLGIFSAQKRNSFVDLFITGGSVLGKAMPSFWLGIMLILMLAVNNQIFPVSGRGTWAHLILPAITLGTGVAAEMTRLVRSSMLDILNQDYIRTAKSKGVSDTLVVYKHAFRNSLIPVVTITSLQVTHLVSGALITETVFSWPGLGQLLVQAVNGRDMAVVQAAVFVIAILVILINLITDLIYRLLDPRINYS
- a CDS encoding ABC transporter permease, producing MEVNVNQDQVVKVNKPVANTKHNHFFRLIKLLLQSKTGTMGFIIVFAVVFIAIFANILAPHNPAANNLGDMLKPPAWLDGGSTTYLLGTDNLGRDILSRIIYGTRVSLLVGIFSVILAGIIGILVGILAGYYGGVIDNILMRIVDSFLAIPSILFILVVLAVFEPSIMVLIVVIGFTNWVTYARVVRGEVLSIKEREFVKASKSIGTKNATIMLKHIFPNIISSFIVISTLSVATTIILEASLSFLGLGIQPPTVSWGGMLTDGRNYLATNWWLATFPGIAITITVLGIIFLGDWLRDVLDPRTQGRK
- a CDS encoding ABC transporter ATP-binding protein, with the translated sequence MAKTQTLLEVKDLQTHFFTDSGTVASVNGVSFSVGKGETVGIVGESGCGKSVTSLSLLQLVSEPGKIVGGEILFDGKNLLKYSKREMRQLRGNKISMIFQEPLTSLNPVFTVGSQISEAIRLHQNVDKKEAKKKAIEMLKKVGIPRAEKHYFSFPHLLSGGMRQRVMIAMALSCNPQLLIADEPTTALDVTIQAQILKLMKKLSEEYGTSIIMITHDLGVVAEMVDRVIVMYAGQIVEQDNVFNIFKNPKHPYTKGLLNSTPKIHQLKDQLESIEGNVPIPSELPVGCKFHPRCPYAMDICRKQEPSLVQAKDGSEVRCWLHSDEEVINL